The following are from one region of the Noviherbaspirillum sedimenti genome:
- a CDS encoding glycine zipper family protein encodes MPRILRYSPLFALLLLSACVSTPTGPSVMVLPGSDKNFEQFQVDDGSCRQFAHYQLGGSTADQAGIDSGVRSAALGTVLGAAAGAAMNGSRGASAGAGVGLLFGGLSGAGAANSSGNNVQRRYDHAYQQCMYAKGHRIPVSGRFGSEMHNELQAPASSYAVPPPNTPPPSRY; translated from the coding sequence ATGCCCCGCATCTTGCGATATTCCCCGCTGTTCGCCCTTCTCTTATTGAGCGCCTGCGTCTCGACGCCAACGGGTCCGAGTGTGATGGTATTGCCAGGTTCGGACAAAAATTTCGAGCAGTTCCAGGTGGACGATGGCTCGTGCCGCCAATTTGCGCACTACCAGCTTGGCGGTTCGACTGCCGATCAGGCCGGCATCGATAGCGGCGTTCGCAGCGCGGCCCTGGGCACCGTGCTGGGAGCAGCCGCAGGGGCAGCAATGAATGGCAGCAGAGGCGCCAGTGCCGGCGCAGGCGTTGGCTTGCTGTTTGGCGGCCTGTCGGGTGCCGGTGCCGCCAACAGTTCCGGCAATAACGTACAACGGCGCTATGACCACGCCTATCAGCAATGCATGTATGCCAAAGGCCACCGGATCCCGGTGTCGGGACGTTTTGGATCAGAAATGCACAATGAATTGCAAGCGCCGGCCAGCAGCTATGCGGTCCCGCCACCCAATACACCGCCGCCGTCGCGCTATTGA
- the arsC gene encoding arsenate reductase (glutaredoxin) (This arsenate reductase requires both glutathione and glutaredoxin to convert arsenate to arsenite, after which the efflux transporter formed by ArsA and ArsB can extrude the arsenite from the cell, providing resistance.), with amino-acid sequence MNITIYHNPACGTSRNTLALIRNAGVEPQVIEYIKNPPTRERLKEMIEKAGLTVRQAIREKGTPYAELGLDDPAITDDQLLDAMVAHPLLINRPFVVTPEGVRLCRPSEVVLDILSLPQKGPFVKEDGEMVINEKGERVSKSV; translated from the coding sequence TTGAACATCACGATTTATCATAATCCGGCATGCGGTACCTCCCGCAACACCTTGGCACTCATCCGTAATGCCGGCGTTGAGCCGCAAGTCATTGAGTACATCAAAAATCCGCCGACGCGCGAGCGATTAAAGGAAATGATTGAAAAAGCAGGGTTGACTGTGCGGCAGGCAATTCGTGAGAAAGGCACGCCCTATGCAGAGCTCGGTCTGGATGACCCTGCGATTACGGACGACCAGCTGCTCGATGCAATGGTGGCCCATCCACTCCTGATCAATCGACCATTTGTCGTTACGCCGGAAGGCGTGCGCTTATGCCGTCCGTCCGAAGTTGTTCTCGATATCCTGTCATTGCCGCAAAAGGGGCCGTTCGTTAAAGAAGACGGCGAAATGGTCATCAATGAAAAAGGCGAGCGTGTTTCAAAATCTGTCTGA
- a CDS encoding multiubiquitin domain-containing protein, producing the protein MNNSKFIQIQIKHDPANAAQSLVLANGESAVLSDITPTGRQILNAAQCHPTVDFVLLQLLSGHILEEIAPEEVARLDPSESNFYAFRTDRLFYFVLNDNKYPWGATVPETILRLLANEPAHTQLWMERRDETDRLIAPGQSVNLSGEGVERFYTKLLAWELDVQGVEISSPAPTITVRHALELASINPDLPWTFILKVKGRPKEQVDLNTVIDLTMPGIERLRVMPKVINNGEGPCPHRQFSLLEKDEKFLDAAPYRWETAIDGERRWLLLHDYRLPRGYQQSHIALAIEIPLLYPSAELDMFYCAPAAVLQTGTQIPQTEAQQPIFGETFQRWSRHRENRVWSSADDSVITHLGLVEESLLREVAE; encoded by the coding sequence ATGAATAATAGCAAATTTATTCAGATTCAGATAAAGCATGATCCAGCGAACGCTGCCCAGTCGCTTGTCTTGGCGAACGGCGAAAGCGCCGTATTGTCGGACATCACACCAACCGGCCGCCAGATCCTGAACGCGGCGCAGTGCCATCCAACGGTCGATTTCGTACTGCTCCAGCTGCTGTCTGGCCACATCTTGGAGGAAATCGCGCCGGAGGAGGTAGCTAGGCTGGATCCCTCGGAAAGCAACTTCTACGCTTTCCGCACCGACCGGCTGTTCTATTTCGTACTCAATGACAACAAGTACCCGTGGGGCGCTACAGTTCCCGAAACCATTTTGCGCCTGCTGGCCAACGAACCGGCGCATACGCAGCTCTGGATGGAGCGCAGGGACGAAACGGACCGACTGATCGCACCGGGCCAGAGCGTCAACCTATCGGGCGAAGGTGTTGAACGCTTCTACACGAAGCTGCTGGCGTGGGAACTGGACGTGCAGGGTGTAGAGATCAGCTCGCCAGCGCCGACGATCACGGTTCGCCACGCGCTGGAACTTGCAAGCATTAACCCAGACCTGCCGTGGACGTTCATTCTGAAGGTGAAAGGACGGCCAAAAGAACAGGTCGATCTGAATACCGTCATCGATCTGACTATGCCCGGAATTGAGCGCCTGCGAGTCATGCCCAAAGTCATCAACAATGGCGAAGGTCCTTGCCCGCACCGTCAGTTCTCCTTGCTCGAAAAGGACGAGAAGTTTCTCGACGCGGCGCCATACCGCTGGGAGACGGCTATCGACGGTGAGCGTCGCTGGCTGCTGTTGCATGACTACCGGCTGCCAAGGGGCTACCAGCAGTCTCACATCGCCCTCGCGATCGAGATTCCTTTGCTTTACCCGTCGGCTGAACTCGATATGTTTTACTGTGCGCCGGCAGCCGTCCTGCAGACCGGCACGCAAATACCGCAGACAGAGGCGCAGCAACCCATCTTCGGTGAGACGTTCCAGCGTTGGTCGCGCCATCGGGAGAACAGGGTGTGGTCGTCAGCCGACGACTCCGTTATCACCCATCTGGGTCTGGTAGAAGAATCTCTGCTGCGTGAGGTGGCGGAATGA
- a CDS encoding AAA family ATPase: MENFPKKELAKVIQSGLTDSPSAFALSVGRLVAKLKHVDLELAQELSAMLPNGSALRGTDSFTPTPVDIDSRMQLVEVLSPVILDKKPVLAEKIKAVLDACLKEWASIDLLLKEGLAPAHMLLFCGLPGTGKTLAAHWLAQELKLPLLTLNLATVMSSYLGKTGSNLKAVFDHAISRPCVLLLDEFDAIAKRRDDGSDVGELKRLVNVLLQALDDWPANSMLVAATNHGELLDPAVWRRFDVVINFEKPDAPLIEQYLHDMPITDAFRQSLAKLLEGESFSAIAALVLSARKRALLEKTELQPQLFKLAVHSCTSRGHMAKPLDGEMLLMHLEGYSRREIAAHFGKTHPTVSSVIKRYLGE, encoded by the coding sequence GTGGAAAATTTTCCTAAAAAAGAACTCGCCAAGGTTATCCAATCTGGCTTGACCGACTCTCCCAGCGCATTTGCGCTTTCCGTCGGTCGCTTGGTTGCGAAATTAAAGCACGTCGACCTGGAGCTGGCCCAAGAATTGTCGGCGATGCTGCCTAATGGCAGCGCGCTCCGAGGCACTGACTCGTTCACGCCGACGCCGGTCGATATCGATTCGCGCATGCAGCTAGTCGAAGTCCTGTCTCCGGTCATTCTGGACAAAAAGCCGGTTCTAGCTGAAAAAATCAAGGCCGTACTCGATGCCTGCCTCAAGGAATGGGCCAGCATAGACCTGCTTCTAAAGGAAGGGTTGGCGCCGGCACACATGCTGCTCTTTTGTGGACTTCCTGGCACAGGCAAGACCCTGGCAGCGCATTGGCTCGCCCAAGAGCTGAAGCTCCCGCTGCTGACTCTAAACCTGGCGACCGTCATGAGCAGCTATCTGGGCAAAACCGGTAGCAACTTGAAGGCCGTATTTGATCACGCGATCTCGCGCCCCTGCGTGTTACTGCTTGATGAATTCGACGCGATCGCCAAAAGGCGTGATGACGGCAGCGATGTCGGTGAACTCAAGCGTCTAGTCAATGTCCTGCTTCAGGCCCTCGATGACTGGCCAGCCAATTCAATGCTAGTGGCGGCAACCAATCACGGCGAACTGCTCGATCCTGCCGTATGGCGTCGCTTTGACGTCGTCATCAACTTTGAAAAACCGGATGCCCCGTTGATTGAGCAGTACCTGCATGATATGCCCATTACCGACGCCTTCCGGCAATCTCTGGCCAAGCTACTGGAAGGGGAGTCGTTTAGCGCCATTGCGGCGCTGGTGCTGTCCGCACGCAAGCGCGCCTTGCTCGAAAAGACCGAGTTGCAGCCACAGCTTTTCAAGCTGGCTGTGCACTCCTGTACCAGCCGCGGCCATATGGCCAAGCCACTCGACGGCGAAATGTTATTGATGCACCTTGAAGGATATTCGAGGCGGGAAATCGCCGCGCATTTTGGCAAAACCCATCCCACCGTTAGCAGTGTCATCAAGCGTTACCTAGGAGAATAA
- a CDS encoding ImmA/IrrE family metallo-endopeptidase, whose translation MILKFNENLLSPGEKLLWEYGIVTPDEIDLEAIAADRGLSIRRRPLDGADARLVATATAGIITVNASTSEKRQRFSIGHELGHWERDRKHGLINLCSKSDLAQHNQIAKNSEAEANIFSADLILPPYLVSTRTEGKEASIDLILNVAEEFRTSREATGIRIARLVRSPAMIMMFSQHGRKWAIKNSAWPHYVNPVGVVHHDSPSMDLLFRGANGAKTRDQKEPALRWLIGENLRMVDVKVQSVKLASNDILSIVRL comes from the coding sequence ATGATCCTGAAATTTAACGAGAACCTGCTTTCACCGGGAGAAAAGTTGCTGTGGGAGTATGGCATTGTCACGCCGGACGAAATTGATCTGGAAGCGATTGCCGCAGACCGTGGACTTTCTATCAGGCGCCGCCCTCTCGACGGTGCGGATGCGCGGCTGGTCGCAACAGCAACTGCCGGGATCATCACCGTGAACGCCTCCACGAGCGAAAAGCGGCAACGATTTTCTATTGGACATGAGCTGGGTCACTGGGAACGTGATCGAAAACATGGACTCATCAATCTATGCTCTAAATCCGACCTGGCTCAGCACAACCAGATCGCAAAAAATAGCGAGGCCGAAGCCAACATATTCAGCGCGGACCTCATCCTTCCGCCTTACCTGGTTTCGACAAGGACGGAAGGTAAAGAAGCATCCATCGACCTCATTCTGAACGTGGCAGAGGAATTTCGTACCAGCCGTGAAGCCACTGGCATCCGGATTGCCAGACTCGTCCGCTCGCCTGCGATGATCATGATGTTTAGCCAGCATGGGCGCAAATGGGCCATTAAGAACTCAGCATGGCCTCATTACGTCAACCCGGTTGGCGTCGTACATCACGACAGCCCATCAATGGATCTGCTCTTCAGAGGCGCAAACGGGGCGAAAACGCGGGATCAAAAGGAGCCCGCGCTGCGTTGGCTTATTGGTGAAAACCTGCGAATGGTCGATGTCAAAGTGCAGTCAGTAAAACTTGCCAGCAATGACATCCTGTCTATTGTGCGGCTATGA
- a CDS encoding DUF899 family protein codes for MTELRYPNESREYRDARDLLLKDEQELVDKVKSVAERRRNLPLGGQLKEDYAFEWANDGKVGQSVKFSELFADKNTLLLYSFMYGPNWDHPCPSCTSLVDGFDRTWYQVTQHAAFVAIAKAPADRINAWAKQRGWSQIALVSGSNSPFQADYKCQGDSDDMQLPMMHVFRKQDGKIFHFWGTELSANHVDTVWPYWNLMDFTPEGRPDIPTPPQNFRSEFLEKHYLNK; via the coding sequence ATGACTGAACTACGGTATCCAAACGAAAGCCGAGAGTATCGCGATGCGCGAGACTTATTGCTTAAAGACGAACAAGAGTTGGTCGACAAAGTAAAATCTGTGGCAGAAAGACGCCGCAATCTTCCCCTCGGCGGGCAGTTGAAAGAGGACTACGCCTTCGAATGGGCCAACGATGGGAAAGTAGGGCAGAGTGTAAAATTCTCCGAGCTATTTGCGGACAAAAATACCCTGCTGCTTTACTCATTTATGTACGGTCCGAACTGGGACCATCCCTGTCCTTCCTGTACGTCACTGGTCGATGGATTTGATCGCACTTGGTATCAGGTCACACAACACGCCGCGTTTGTCGCAATCGCCAAAGCCCCTGCTGATCGAATCAATGCATGGGCAAAACAACGTGGATGGTCACAGATTGCACTGGTTTCCGGATCGAACTCACCCTTTCAAGCCGATTACAAATGCCAGGGAGACTCTGATGATATGCAATTGCCAATGATGCATGTATTCAGGAAGCAGGATGGAAAGATTTTCCATTTCTGGGGCACTGAATTATCGGCAAATCATGTCGACACGGTATGGCCATACTGGAATCTCATGGACTTTACGCCGGAAGGGCGGCCAGATATTCCGACTCCGCCACAAAATTTCAGATCCGAATTCCTGGAAAAACACTATCTGAATAAGTAG
- a CDS encoding glycine zipper 2TM domain-containing protein, which produces MAILALPMIASATEYRQVERPRQECWNERVPVRSAGYGGAIIGGIAGGILGNQVGGGNGKTVATAVGAMTGAMVGDRMSSGSSSYQTVRRCKTVVDVEQVPVYRQPPPVVYVPQPVQVVEPRVYYVEPEVRYYDHGRWDNGRHRGWHHHHHHHDDDDDDDDD; this is translated from the coding sequence ATGGCGATTCTCGCTCTGCCCATGATTGCTTCGGCGACGGAATACCGGCAGGTAGAGCGCCCACGACAGGAATGCTGGAATGAACGCGTACCCGTGCGTTCCGCAGGCTACGGTGGTGCCATTATTGGTGGTATCGCTGGCGGCATTCTGGGTAATCAGGTCGGTGGCGGGAACGGAAAAACCGTGGCAACTGCAGTTGGCGCGATGACGGGCGCCATGGTTGGCGACCGGATGTCGTCAGGGTCTTCCTCGTATCAAACGGTGCGACGCTGCAAGACGGTGGTCGATGTGGAACAAGTGCCCGTGTACCGTCAACCGCCTCCTGTCGTGTACGTACCGCAGCCGGTTCAGGTGGTCGAACCACGCGTTTATTACGTTGAACCTGAAGTGCGATATTACGATCACGGGCGCTGGGACAATGGCCGGCATCGCGGCTGGCATCATCATCATCATCATCATGATGACGATGATGACGATGATGACGATTGA
- a CDS encoding DUF5996 family protein, whose amino-acid sequence MPRSPSPRNSPGHRVWPDLPFDEWKETCATLHMWSQIVGKIRLVQSPWLNHSWHVSLYVTARGLTTSLIPDGSRAFQIDFDFIDHCLQIRTSDAMTRSMALQARSVADFYRELFAHLADLGFPIRIHAKPNEIIDAIPFEQDHVHASYDAEYANRFWRLLLQADRVFKQFRAGFIGKCSPVHFFWGGFDLAVTRFSGAEAPGHPGGIPNCPDWIMREAYSHEVSSCGFWPGNDAMPYPAFYAYAYPEPPGFSSARVLPDKAAYDTTFREFILPYDVVRQASSPDGVLLDFLQSTYNAAANLGKWNRTAVERTAFPTLI is encoded by the coding sequence ATGCCTCGATCACCCTCACCCCGCAATTCGCCCGGTCATCGGGTCTGGCCGGACTTGCCGTTCGACGAATGGAAGGAGACTTGCGCAACACTGCATATGTGGAGCCAGATTGTGGGCAAGATCCGGCTCGTTCAGTCTCCATGGCTCAACCACTCTTGGCACGTCTCTCTTTACGTTACGGCGCGCGGATTGACAACCTCGCTCATTCCTGACGGTTCGCGCGCCTTTCAGATCGATTTCGACTTTATCGACCACTGTCTCCAGATCCGGACGAGCGACGCAATGACGAGATCGATGGCGCTTCAAGCACGCTCGGTTGCCGACTTTTACCGGGAACTCTTTGCACATCTGGCTGACCTTGGCTTCCCTATCAGAATCCATGCGAAACCGAATGAAATCATCGATGCCATCCCGTTCGAACAGGATCATGTTCACGCGTCCTATGATGCCGAGTACGCCAACCGATTCTGGCGGCTCCTGCTGCAAGCAGACCGCGTGTTCAAGCAATTCCGTGCCGGTTTCATCGGCAAGTGCAGTCCGGTGCACTTCTTCTGGGGCGGCTTTGACCTTGCGGTGACGCGCTTCTCAGGCGCCGAAGCGCCTGGCCATCCCGGTGGCATTCCCAATTGCCCCGATTGGATCATGCGCGAAGCATACTCGCACGAAGTCAGCAGTTGTGGATTCTGGCCGGGCAATGACGCCATGCCTTATCCGGCGTTCTATGCGTATGCGTATCCGGAGCCGCCGGGATTCAGCAGTGCGCGAGTATTACCGGACAAGGCGGCTTATGACACGACGTTCCGCGAGTTCATCCTGCCTTATGATGTGGTGCGACAGGCGTCATCACCCGATGGCGTGCTGCTCGACTTTTTGCAGAGCACCTACAATGCGGCTGCAAACCTGGGAAAATGGAATCGCACCGCCGTTGAACGAACAGCCTTCCCAACGCTCATTTGA
- a CDS encoding S8 family peptidase: protein MQGTNIILGYGETLTHGHALKRGSGEKKYPYGIDEQRPWLGAQLTALRQANAAVPAIAKPRDQNVARITLHPTFLAKSHHPSTLFASTGLRCIGSRATTVTPRKETRAKKEPEPTHTAVLFVAGSDQDFDHLGLFLRSHNTAKVHQQALCRLELISPFAATEKNFLGHDAHGEARLEVVLHAAEEDQDIVGSFVAYVATLGGKADTKRMLIVSGLTFMPVHLAAEKVDVLGLFQFVRVVRAMPSLRMGGKPMRAIGAPGTALPIQPAIDQSLKVGIFDAGVGHSSLAPWVNEIILPGTHNTTAECLGHGNGVTSTVLFGPLNKTAPFARPYANVRHYRCISPGVTEDQGVQDVDLYSVLKNIDTVLKTQPLDFVNFSLGPYMPMEDDEVHPWTALIDKHLASGSTFATVAVGNDGDKPWPMSRVQPPSDMVNALAVGACDSAADKWQRAPYSSFGPGRSPGLVKPDGLSFGGSDAEPFIVYNALAGQLMEVQGTSYSAPATMHTAIGIKASLTSPLNMLALRALMNHHASRDPEMAMSEVGHGRFPQTVDEVLQCPDNEVRVIYQGTLKAGQNMRALIPFPTIALNGRVTLRATLCFASHTDPEHAVNYTRAGLTVLLRPKKNVSTTMSFFSTSKMYTTELEARVGEHKWETTLRHEHDFNATTLNDPLFDITYGAREDGQAVDNSTLPPLPYAMIVTVSVENTPGIYNNIRQRYQTLLPLDIRQEVRIQATGQGGQS from the coding sequence ATGCAGGGTACGAACATCATTCTGGGCTATGGTGAAACCCTCACCCATGGACACGCACTCAAACGCGGTTCGGGCGAGAAGAAATACCCCTATGGCATCGATGAGCAACGGCCTTGGCTGGGCGCGCAGTTGACGGCGCTACGCCAGGCTAACGCCGCAGTGCCGGCGATCGCCAAGCCGCGAGATCAGAATGTTGCGAGGATAACCCTGCACCCGACGTTTTTGGCAAAAAGCCATCACCCTAGCACGCTGTTTGCCTCCACAGGGCTGCGTTGCATCGGCAGCCGCGCTACCACCGTTACGCCGCGCAAGGAAACCCGCGCGAAGAAGGAGCCTGAACCAACCCACACTGCGGTGCTGTTTGTTGCGGGGAGCGATCAGGATTTCGACCATCTTGGATTGTTCCTGCGCTCCCACAATACCGCCAAGGTACACCAGCAGGCACTATGCCGTCTGGAGCTGATCAGTCCTTTCGCGGCCACCGAAAAGAATTTTCTCGGCCATGACGCACACGGCGAGGCACGGCTCGAAGTCGTGCTGCATGCCGCCGAAGAAGATCAGGATATCGTCGGCTCCTTTGTCGCTTACGTCGCCACCCTGGGCGGCAAAGCGGATACAAAGCGCATGTTGATCGTCTCGGGCCTGACTTTCATGCCAGTCCACCTCGCTGCCGAAAAGGTGGATGTGCTGGGACTGTTCCAATTCGTGCGCGTGGTACGGGCGATGCCATCGCTTCGCATGGGCGGCAAGCCAATGCGCGCCATCGGGGCGCCTGGCACTGCGCTTCCTATCCAGCCTGCAATTGACCAGAGCCTGAAGGTGGGCATCTTTGATGCGGGCGTCGGTCACTCCAGCCTGGCGCCTTGGGTGAACGAGATTATCTTGCCAGGCACACACAATACAACAGCCGAGTGCTTGGGGCACGGCAACGGTGTCACCAGCACAGTACTGTTCGGTCCGCTGAACAAGACCGCACCGTTTGCGCGCCCCTATGCAAATGTGCGCCACTACCGCTGCATCAGCCCCGGCGTCACCGAGGATCAGGGCGTGCAGGATGTGGATCTGTACAGCGTCCTGAAAAATATCGACACGGTCCTCAAAACGCAGCCACTCGATTTCGTCAATTTCAGTCTTGGCCCCTACATGCCGATGGAAGACGACGAGGTCCATCCCTGGACAGCGCTGATCGACAAGCACCTTGCATCGGGTAGCACGTTCGCGACCGTGGCAGTGGGCAATGATGGCGACAAGCCATGGCCGATGTCGCGTGTTCAGCCACCATCGGACATGGTCAATGCGCTCGCTGTTGGAGCCTGCGATAGCGCCGCCGATAAGTGGCAGCGCGCCCCGTACAGCTCGTTCGGTCCAGGGCGCAGTCCAGGTCTCGTCAAACCTGATGGACTGAGTTTCGGCGGTTCCGATGCCGAGCCATTTATTGTTTATAACGCCCTCGCAGGGCAATTGATGGAAGTGCAGGGCACGAGCTACAGTGCTCCAGCGACCATGCACACAGCTATCGGCATCAAGGCTTCGCTCACTTCCCCACTTAATATGCTGGCCTTGCGCGCGCTGATGAACCATCACGCCAGCCGTGATCCTGAAATGGCCATGAGCGAAGTCGGGCACGGACGCTTCCCGCAAACTGTGGACGAGGTGCTGCAATGCCCGGATAACGAGGTGCGCGTAATTTATCAGGGAACGCTGAAGGCGGGTCAGAACATGCGTGCACTCATCCCGTTCCCGACCATTGCGCTCAACGGCCGCGTGACGCTGCGTGCCACCCTGTGTTTTGCCAGCCACACCGATCCAGAGCATGCTGTGAACTATACGCGGGCAGGTCTAACGGTGCTGCTGCGGCCGAAAAAAAATGTCAGCACCACCATGTCCTTCTTCAGCACCTCGAAAATGTACACGACCGAACTCGAAGCACGCGTAGGCGAACACAAATGGGAAACAACGCTACGCCATGAGCACGATTTCAACGCAACCACGCTCAATGACCCGCTGTTCGATATCACTTACGGTGCTCGCGAGGATGGGCAGGCCGTTGATAACAGCACCTTGCCGCCGCTGCCTTACGCCATGATCGTCACTGTGTCTGTCGAAAACACACCGGGGATCTACAATAATATCCGTCAGCGCTACCAGACGCTGCTGCCTCTGGATATCCGCCAAGAGGTGCGAATTCAGGCCACTGGCCAAGGAGGGCAGAGTTAA
- the ybaL gene encoding YbaL family putative K(+) efflux transporter, whose protein sequence is MEHNISLITTIAAGFGIALILGFIAERLKIPVLVGYLVAGIIIGPGTPGFVADVHLASQLSEIGVMLLMFGVGLHFSLSDLLAVKRIAVPGAVVQMSLATLLGMLVAWWWDWSLGAGLIFGLSLSCASTVVLLKALEARGVLETMNGRIAVGWLVVEDLATVLVLVLLPPLAGVLGGTMVAEAGASRPLWMTIGLTLLQVAAFIVLMLVAGRRVLPWMLWHIARTGSRELFTLSVVAAAIGIAYGAAALFSVSFAIGAFFAGMVMRESEFSHRAAQESLPLRDAFSVLFFVSVGMLFEPTILIEKPLHVLGVVAIIMFGKSIAALAIVLAFRYPLNTALTVSVSLAQIGEFSFILAGLGVTLGLLPADGMSLVLAGALISIALNPLLFSAIEPLRRWILSRSALARHLEQRGDPYAALPMTTERKYLQGQVVLVGYGRVGKRIASELLARGIPYVVAEQNRELVESLRKQGVVAVSGNAADPAVLIQAHIAQAAMLVVATPDPLNVRQMADTARTLNPGIEIVLRTHSEEESQMLRKDDIGTVFFGEEELAKGMSSHVLERFAPAASDSDAGHS, encoded by the coding sequence ATGGAACACAACATATCCCTGATTACGACCATCGCCGCCGGCTTTGGCATTGCCCTCATTCTTGGTTTCATTGCCGAGCGCCTCAAGATCCCCGTGCTGGTGGGCTACCTGGTGGCCGGCATCATCATCGGGCCAGGGACGCCCGGCTTTGTGGCCGATGTGCACCTGGCTTCCCAGTTGTCCGAGATCGGTGTCATGCTGCTGATGTTCGGCGTTGGCCTGCATTTCTCCCTCAGTGACCTGCTTGCGGTCAAACGCATCGCCGTTCCGGGCGCGGTGGTGCAGATGAGCCTGGCAACGTTGCTGGGCATGCTGGTGGCCTGGTGGTGGGACTGGAGTTTGGGCGCCGGCCTGATTTTCGGCCTGTCGCTGTCCTGCGCCAGTACCGTGGTGCTGCTCAAGGCGCTGGAAGCGCGCGGCGTGCTCGAAACCATGAACGGCCGGATCGCCGTCGGCTGGCTGGTGGTCGAGGACCTGGCGACCGTGCTGGTCCTGGTGCTGTTGCCGCCACTGGCGGGTGTGCTGGGCGGCACCATGGTGGCGGAAGCTGGAGCATCCAGGCCCCTGTGGATGACCATCGGGCTGACGCTGTTGCAGGTAGCCGCCTTCATTGTCCTGATGCTGGTGGCTGGCCGGCGGGTTTTGCCATGGATGCTGTGGCATATCGCCCGTACCGGGTCGCGCGAGTTGTTCACCCTGTCGGTGGTCGCCGCCGCAATCGGCATTGCCTACGGCGCTGCGGCACTGTTCAGCGTGTCGTTCGCCATCGGCGCGTTTTTTGCTGGCATGGTGATGCGCGAATCCGAATTCAGCCACCGTGCGGCGCAAGAGTCCTTGCCCTTGCGTGATGCCTTTTCCGTGCTTTTCTTCGTCTCCGTGGGCATGCTTTTCGAGCCGACCATCCTGATCGAGAAGCCCTTGCACGTGCTCGGCGTGGTGGCCATCATCATGTTCGGCAAGTCCATCGCGGCCCTGGCGATCGTGCTGGCGTTCCGTTATCCCCTGAACACGGCATTGACGGTATCGGTCAGCCTGGCGCAGATCGGCGAATTCTCGTTCATCCTGGCCGGGCTGGGCGTGACGCTCGGTTTGCTGCCGGCCGATGGCATGAGCCTGGTGCTCGCCGGTGCATTGATTTCCATCGCCTTGAACCCCTTGCTGTTTTCGGCGATCGAGCCATTGCGGCGCTGGATTCTCTCCCGCTCGGCACTGGCGCGGCACCTGGAACAGCGGGGCGACCCCTACGCGGCGCTGCCGATGACGACGGAGCGCAAGTACCTGCAAGGGCAGGTGGTGCTGGTGGGCTATGGCCGTGTCGGCAAGCGCATCGCCAGCGAACTGCTTGCGCGCGGCATCCCCTATGTGGTGGCCGAACAGAATCGCGAGCTGGTTGAAAGCCTGCGCAAGCAGGGCGTGGTCGCAGTGTCGGGCAATGCCGCCGATCCGGCGGTGCTGATCCAGGCTCACATCGCACAGGCAGCAATGCTCGTGGTGGCAACACCTGATCCGCTCAATGTGCGGCAGATGGCCGACACGGCGCGCACCCTCAATCCCGGCATCGAGATCGTTTTGCGAACGCACAGCGAGGAAGAGTCGCAGATGCTGCGCAAGGACGACATCGGCACCGTATTTTTTGGGGAGGAAGAACTGGCCAAGGGGATGAGCAGCCATGTCCTCGAACGTTTTGCTCCGGCGGCCAGCGATTCCGACGCCGGGCACAGTTAA